A genome region from Brassica oleracea var. oleracea cultivar TO1000 chromosome C2, BOL, whole genome shotgun sequence includes the following:
- the LOC106326223 gene encoding glycine-rich RNA-binding protein 5, mitochondrial-like, translated as MAFLSKVGRIFRQTSNYVTVSNSILQSISSSKIFVGGISYSTDEFGLREAFSKYGQVVDAKIIVDRETGRSRGFAFVTFTSNQEATNAMQLDRQHLHGRRIRVNFATERGSGFGGRGFGGPSGGAVFYDDPLPCGYSEEFSVWCH; from the exons ATGGCTTTCTTAAGTAAAGTTGGAAGGATATTTAGGCAGACTAGCAATTATGTCACTGTCTCTAACTCGATTCTACAGAGCATCTCTTCTTCAAAAATCTTTGTTGGAG GTATCTCCTACAGCACTGATGAGTTTGGCTTGAGAGAAGCTTTTAGCAAATATGGACAAGTTGTTGATG CCAAAATTATTGTGGACCGTGAAACTGGTAGATCGAGGGGTTTTGCTTTCGTGACATTTACTTCTAACCAGGAGGCTACTAATGCCATGCAGTTGGATAGACAG CACCTTCATGGTCGAAGAATTAGGGTGAACTTCGCTACTGAAAGAGGAAGTGGATTTGGAGGAAGGGGGTTCGGTGGTCCAAGTGGTGGTGCTGTTTTTTATGATGATCCTCTACCTTGTGGTTACAGTGAAGAATTTTCTGTTTGGTGCCATTGA